TTCGCGGGCCTTGTTGGAGCGCATCGATCCAGATACCACGGTCATCGCCATCGATGAGGCGCAGTTCTTCGACCCCGGCGTGGTCGCCGTCGCGCAGCAGCTCGCCGACCGGGGACTGCGGGTCATCTGCGCCGGGCTGGACATGGACTTCCGCGGCGAGCCGTTCGGCCCCATGCCAGAGCTGCTCTGCTGCGCGGATAGCGTACAAAAGCTCCAGGCGATCTGCGTGCACTGCGGCGAGCCTGCGACGCGCACGCAGCGCCTCGTGAATGGCAGCCCCGCCTACTACGATGACCCGATCATTATGGTCGGCGCGTCGGAGAGTTACGAGGCTCGCTGCCGGGAGCATCACGAAGTGCCGCGCCGGGCAGCTACTTGAGAATAACCATGTCCAATTTCGATCTTGACGAAGACAGGAACGCGCGCAACGGTAATCTCGCTTCCGCGCCGCACCGGAGTGCACAGCCCGGCGACATCATTACGTTCGGCAGTTATCCGCAGACTGCGGACGGCACGGACAGAACGCCAATCCAGTGGCGGGTGCTGGAAAATTCCGGCAGCGAGCTGTTCATTTTGAGCGAGT
This window of the Aggregatilinea lenta genome carries:
- a CDS encoding thymidine kinase, whose amino-acid sequence is MKHHTGGVEVICGSMFSGKTEELIRRVRRAVIARQKIQVFKPEIDTRYSVENVTSHDGLAFEALPVKNSRALLERIDPDTTVIAIDEAQFFDPGVVAVAQQLADRGLRVICAGLDMDFRGEPFGPMPELLCCADSVQKLQAICVHCGEPATRTQRLVNGSPAYYDDPIIMVGASESYEARCREHHEVPRRAAT